A region of the Candidatus Acetothermia bacterium genome:
TCCGATACCTGGATGGCTATCCGCATCGGCCGACGAAAAACCGCTCCTTTCCCGCGAGGTCCCGTTTCACGGCCATTTCTACCAGACCCGGGCACCGGCGGGCAAACTGGAGGACCGCTGTCCCTTGGCCGTGGCCGATCTCCACGAGCACCGCCCCGCCGGGCCAGAGGTGATCCCCCACCTGGGAAAGCAGGGCCCGCACGGCGGAGAGGCCATCCGGCCCCCCATCCACCGCCCGCCGCGCCTCGAACCGGCGCACCTCCGGGTCGAGGCGGGGGATGTCCCCGGTCGGGACGTACGGCGGATTGGACACCACGAGGTGAGACCGCTCCGAAACACGGGAGAACCAATCCGAGCGGCGCACCTCGATCCGCCGGTCCAGGCCCAGCCGGCGCACGTTCCCCCGGGCACAGGCCACCGCCCGCCCGTCCACGTCCACCGCCACCACCCGGGCGTCGGGGCGGGCCCGGGCCAAGGCGATGGCGAGGACGCCGGTCCCGGTCCCCAGGTCCAAGGCCGCCGGGGGAAACGGGAACCCCTGGAGGATGCGAATGGCCCGTTCGGCCAGCTCCTCCGTCTCTGGCCGGGGGATGAACACGCCCGGGCGGACGGCGACCTCGAAGTCCAGGAACCCGGTCCCCCCCTCGAGGAGGGGGAGGGGGACGCGACGGGCCCGGGCCGCGAGCAACCGGAGGTACCGGCGGTGAGCGAGCACAGGGACC
Encoded here:
- the prmC gene encoding peptide chain release factor N(5)-glutamine methyltransferase produces the protein MTTTKAGGTTRVRGAVAAGYQTLAAAGIPAPAREARRLLALAIGAPYLLLGPDDPVPVLAHRRYLRLLAARARRVPLPLLEGGTGFLDFEVAVRPGVFIPRPETEELAERAIRILQGFPFPPAALDLGTGTGVLAIALARARPDARVVAVDVDGRAVACARGNVRRLGLDRRIEVRRSDWFSRVSERSHLVVSNPPYVPTGDIPRLDPEVRRFEARRAVDGGPDGLSAVRALLSQVGDHLWPGGAVLVEIGHGQGTAVLQFARRCPGLVEMAVKRDLAGKERFFVGRCG